One Pelobates fuscus isolate aPelFus1 chromosome 8, aPelFus1.pri, whole genome shotgun sequence genomic window carries:
- the CXCR4 gene encoding C-X-C chemokine receptor type 4 → MDVDLFSGGIDINFTEDNSTEINGSEDFDDYQGLCYAHENNDFNRIFLPTIYSFIFLLGIIGNGLVVLVMGYQKKSRTMTDKYRLHLSIADLLFVFTLPFWSVDAAIGWYFKEFLCKAVHVIYTVNLYSSVLILAFISLDRYLAIVHATNSQGSRKLLAEKIVYAGVWLPAVLLTVPDLVFASVSDENGNYVCDRIYPHEDRQNWTIGFRFLHITVGLVLPGLIILTCYCVIISKLSHSKGHQKRKALKTTVILILAFFACWLPYYICLTIDTFMLLGIIKYDCMLENTVHKGISITEALAFFHCCLNPILYAFLGAKFKTSAQNALTSVSRGSSLKILSKKRAGLSSVSTESESSSFHSS, encoded by the coding sequence TTCTCTGGTGGAATTGATATCAATTTCACGGAAGACAACAGCACCGAGATAAATGGTTCGGAAGATTTTGATGATTACCAAGGTCTTTGTTACGCCCACGAGAACAATGACTTCAACCGAATCTTCTTGCCAACCATCTACTCCTTCATTTTCTTGTTGGGAATCATTGGAAATGGATTGGTGGTATTGGTCATGGGCTATCAAAAAAAATCAAGGACCATGACTGATAAATATCGTCTTCACCTGTCCATTGCTGACCTGCTATTTGTCTTCACTCTCCCGTTTTGGTCCGTGGATGCCGCCATAGGATGGTATTTTAAAGAATTTCTGTGTAAAGCTGTACATGTAATTTACACAGTCAACCTCTACAGTAGCGTCTTGATTCTGGCATTCATAAGTCTCGATCGCTACCTTGCGATTGTCCATGCTACCAACAGCCAGGGATCGAGGAAACTTTTAGCTGAAAAAATAGTGTACGCTGGGGTGTGGCTCCCAGCTGTCTTGCTAACGGTACCTGATTTAGTGTTTGCCAGTGTCAGCGACGAAAACGGAAATTATGTGTGTGACCGTATCTACCCACACGAAGACCGTCAAAACTGGACCATTGGTTTCCGGTTCCTACACATCACAGTTGGACTTGTGTTGCCTGGACTTATAATTCTGACTTGCTACTGCGTCATCATCTCGAAGTTGTCACACTCCAAAGGCCACCAAAAGCGCAAAGCCTTAAAGACCACTGTCATTCTTATCCTGGCGTTCTTCGCATGCTGGTTACCCTACTACATCTGTCTCACCATTGACACTTTCATGTTGCTTGGAATAATTAAGTACGATTGCATGTTGGAGAATACAGTGCACAAGGGGATTTCTATCACTGAGGCCTTGGCTTTTTTCCACTGTTGCCTCAACCCAATTTTGTACGCTTTCCTGGGGGCAAAATTCAAGACATCTGCACAGAATGCCCTAACTTCTGTTAGCAGAGGATCAAGCCTTAAAATATTATCCAAAAAACGTGCTGGTCTTTCATCGGTTTCAACAGAATCCGAGTCCTCAAGTTTCCACTCCAGTTAA